One window of Aerococcus tenax genomic DNA carries:
- a CDS encoding LacI family DNA-binding transcriptional regulator, giving the protein MNKRVTIQEVADQAGVSKTTVSRYLNKKYHKMSPATKKRIKAVIEELDYRPSRQAQALKSKRSYLIGVVIADISNMYASLLLKGMSQVFNQAKWQMIILDSLGEVDLENQYLERLIDQNVDGIILQPAAITSENYQFIEDMQLPLILADRKTYPSQWLTIGTDNEAVISRLFDQVNLADYQSFVVVSEVLAPVSTRQDRYQAVVTACAPAPVQLIEVGQENWQEAILGFAGQQKTLFFCNNGRVMIEVLRILKQGHFQVPQEVGVTGFDDWHMTDMIGPGITSIEQPTERIGAALAENLLQAIESQKILKAGYQAIPSHISLRSSV; this is encoded by the coding sequence ATGAATAAACGCGTGACCATCCAAGAAGTAGCCGACCAAGCCGGGGTGTCTAAGACCACGGTGTCGCGCTATCTGAATAAGAAATATCATAAAATGTCGCCCGCTACCAAAAAGCGGATAAAGGCCGTCATCGAAGAGCTCGATTACCGGCCCAGCCGTCAAGCTCAGGCGCTCAAGTCCAAGCGCTCTTATTTAATTGGTGTGGTCATTGCCGATATTTCCAATATGTATGCTTCCTTATTGCTCAAGGGGATGAGCCAGGTCTTCAACCAGGCCAAGTGGCAGATGATTATTCTGGATTCCTTAGGGGAGGTCGACTTGGAAAACCAATATCTGGAACGTCTAATTGACCAAAATGTCGACGGGATTATTCTTCAACCAGCGGCCATCACTAGTGAGAATTACCAGTTTATTGAAGACATGCAGCTCCCTCTCATCCTGGCTGACCGAAAAACCTATCCTAGTCAGTGGTTAACCATTGGCACTGATAATGAAGCGGTCATTAGCCGACTCTTTGACCAGGTGAATCTGGCCGACTACCAGTCCTTTGTCGTGGTGAGTGAAGTTCTGGCTCCGGTCTCTACCCGACAAGACCGCTATCAAGCTGTTGTTACAGCCTGTGCTCCTGCTCCCGTTCAATTAATTGAAGTGGGGCAGGAAAATTGGCAGGAAGCGATCTTAGGCTTTGCTGGCCAACAAAAGACGCTCTTTTTCTGCAATAATGGTCGGGTGATGATTGAAGTCTTGCGTATATTGAAGCAAGGACACTTCCAGGTCCCCCAAGAGGTGGGGGTGACGGGCTTTGACGACTGGCACATGACCGATATGATTGGCCCGGGAATTACCAGTATTGAACAACCCACGGAAAGGATTGGGGCAGCCCTAGCGGAAAACTTACTACAAGCCATAGAGTCTCAAAAAATCCTGAAAGCCGGTTACCAGGCCATCCCTTCCCATATTTCTTTACGGTCCTCGGTTTAA
- the rplL gene encoding 50S ribosomal protein L7/L12 translates to MALNIEQIIADLKEATILELADLVSAIEEEFGVSAAAPVAVAGAGAGEAAAEEKTEFDVELTEAGAAKIKVIKAVREATGLGLKEAKDLVDGAPAVVKEGLPKEEAEALKAAIEEAGGKAELK, encoded by the coding sequence ATGGCTTTAAATATTGAACAAATTATTGCTGACTTAAAAGAAGCAACAATCTTAGAATTAGCTGACTTAGTATCAGCAATTGAAGAAGAATTCGGCGTTTCTGCTGCAGCTCCTGTAGCAGTTGCAGGTGCAGGTGCTGGTGAAGCAGCAGCTGAAGAAAAAACTGAATTCGACGTTGAATTAACCGAAGCAGGCGCAGCTAAGATCAAAGTGATCAAAGCTGTTCGTGAAGCAACTGGCTTAGGCTTGAAAGAAGCTAAAGACTTAGTTGACGGCGCTCCAGCAGTTGTTAAAGAAGGTCTTCCTAAAGAAGAAGCCGAAGCTCTTAAAGCTGCTATCGAAGAAGCCGGCGGTAAAGCTGAACTTAAATAA
- the rplJ gene encoding 50S ribosomal protein L10 — protein sequence MSEQAIAKKQQEVDAIVERINNSISFVVVDYLGLTVSEVTELRKQLRDEDVFFKVIKNTMMRRALDQAGIEYHEEVFQGPTAVAFSAEDAVAPARILANFAKDADALTLKGGVIDGKIMSKEEIHKIASLPSRDGLLSMLLSVLQAPVRNVAYAVKAVQDKMEEDAPAEAAE from the coding sequence GTGAGTGAACAAGCTATTGCTAAAAAACAACAAGAAGTTGATGCAATTGTTGAACGTATTAATAATTCAATTTCCTTCGTGGTAGTTGACTATTTAGGTCTTACAGTTTCTGAGGTTACTGAGTTGCGTAAACAATTACGTGACGAAGATGTTTTCTTCAAAGTAATTAAGAATACCATGATGCGTCGTGCTTTAGACCAAGCTGGTATTGAATACCATGAAGAAGTCTTCCAAGGACCTACTGCTGTGGCTTTCAGTGCTGAAGATGCTGTTGCACCAGCACGTATCTTAGCAAACTTTGCTAAAGATGCTGATGCCCTAACACTTAAGGGTGGGGTTATCGATGGTAAGATCATGTCTAAAGAAGAAATCCACAAGATTGCTTCCTTACCAAGCCGCGACGGTTTACTATCTATGTTACTTTCTGTATTGCAAGCACCAGTCCGCAACGTGGCTTATGCTGTTAAAGCAGTACAAGACAAGATGGAAGAAGATGCTCCAGCTGAAGCAGCTGAATAA
- the rplA gene encoding 50S ribosomal protein L1, translated as MAKQSKKLKAAYEKIDANKKYDAKEAIELLKDIDFANFDASFEVSYRLGIEVKKNDQQIRGAMVLPKGTGKSQTVLVFAQGEKAQEAKDAGADYVGDDDLVQKINDGWMDFDVVVATPDMMGKIGRLGRVLGPKGLMPNPKTGTVTQDVTKAVNDIKAGQIEYRADNGGNVHTLIGKVSFSTEDLLENFKAIHDTLVREKPAAAKGRYIRNLVITTTMGPGIQVDPSSIGEDI; from the coding sequence ATGGCAAAACAATCTAAGAAATTAAAAGCAGCATACGAAAAAATCGATGCGAACAAAAAATACGATGCCAAAGAGGCTATCGAATTATTAAAAGACATTGACTTCGCTAATTTTGATGCTTCCTTTGAAGTATCTTACCGTTTAGGGATTGAAGTGAAGAAAAACGACCAACAAATCCGTGGGGCTATGGTTCTACCTAAAGGAACCGGTAAGAGCCAAACTGTTTTAGTCTTTGCTCAAGGTGAAAAAGCGCAAGAAGCTAAAGACGCAGGTGCTGATTATGTTGGCGACGACGACTTAGTTCAAAAAATCAACGATGGTTGGATGGACTTCGACGTTGTTGTAGCAACCCCAGATATGATGGGTAAAATCGGTCGTTTAGGTCGGGTATTAGGGCCTAAAGGTTTAATGCCTAACCCTAAAACTGGTACCGTTACCCAAGATGTGACTAAAGCGGTTAACGACATCAAAGCTGGTCAAATTGAATACCGTGCTGACAACGGTGGGAACGTTCATACCTTAATTGGTAAAGTTTCCTTCAGCACTGAAGACTTACTTGAAAACTTCAAGGCTATTCATGATACCTTAGTTCGTGAAAAACCAGCTGCAGCTAAGGGTCGTTACATCAGAAACTTAGTCATCACCACCACCATGGGACCTGGTATCCAAGTGGACCCAAGCTCAATCGGTGAAGACATCTAA
- the rplK gene encoding 50S ribosomal protein L11: protein MAKKVDSVVKLQIPAGQASPAPPVGPALGQAGINIMGFCKEFNAKTQEQQGYVIPVVITVYEDRSFTFVTKTPPAADLLKKAANVEKGSGEPNKNKVATVTKDQVREIAETKMQDLNAADVEAAMRLIEGTARSMGIVVEG from the coding sequence GTGGCTAAAAAAGTAGACTCAGTTGTTAAATTACAAATCCCTGCTGGGCAAGCAAGCCCTGCACCACCTGTTGGTCCTGCATTAGGTCAAGCGGGTATTAACATTATGGGATTCTGTAAAGAATTTAACGCTAAAACTCAAGAACAACAAGGATACGTTATTCCTGTTGTGATTACTGTTTATGAAGACCGTTCATTTACTTTTGTTACCAAGACCCCACCAGCAGCAGACTTATTGAAGAAAGCCGCTAATGTGGAAAAAGGTTCCGGCGAACCTAACAAGAACAAAGTCGCTACCGTAACAAAAGATCAAGTACGTGAAATTGCAGAAACCAAAATGCAAGATCTTAACGCAGCCGACGTTGAAGCTGCTATGCGTTTGATTGAAGGTACTGCACGTTCAATGGGAATCGTTGTAGAAGGCTAA
- the nusG gene encoding transcription termination/antitermination protein NusG — protein MATEIEPQKQWYVLHTYSGYENKVKENLESRITSMDMEEYIFRVVVPEEEKLQKTKSGQEKVVKTQTFPGYVFVEMIMSDEAWFVVRNTPNVTGFLGSHGQGSKPVPLLPDEVHRLLRSQGISAPKRDISFEDGEVVEVIDGAFLGLEGRIEEIDEEHQKLKLTIEMFGRETIAEVDFDQVDKLDA, from the coding sequence ATGGCGACTGAAATTGAACCACAAAAACAATGGTATGTCCTGCATACTTATTCAGGATACGAAAATAAAGTCAAGGAAAACTTGGAAAGCCGGATAACTTCTATGGATATGGAAGAATATATCTTCCGGGTGGTCGTTCCAGAAGAAGAAAAATTACAAAAAACCAAATCAGGCCAAGAAAAAGTAGTGAAGACCCAAACCTTCCCGGGTTATGTCTTCGTAGAAATGATTATGAGTGACGAAGCCTGGTTCGTGGTCCGCAATACCCCTAACGTGACCGGTTTCCTCGGCTCTCACGGTCAAGGGTCTAAGCCCGTCCCCCTACTTCCAGATGAAGTTCACCGTCTCTTACGTTCTCAAGGTATCTCTGCACCTAAACGCGATATTAGCTTTGAAGATGGCGAAGTGGTGGAAGTTATCGATGGCGCCTTCCTTGGTTTAGAGGGTCGGATTGAAGAAATCGACGAAGAACATCAAAAACTCAAATTAACCATTGAAATGTTTGGTCGGGAAACCATTGCTGAAGTGGACTTCGACCAAGTAGATAAACTAGACGCCTAA
- the secE gene encoding preprotein translocase subunit SecE — protein sequence MINAFKELKKVTWPSGRELRRDTAIVIVTIIIMAVFLGLTDEIVTQLFNLYIQL from the coding sequence ATGATTAACGCATTTAAAGAACTAAAAAAGGTCACCTGGCCGAGCGGACGTGAATTACGTCGCGACACCGCTATCGTTATCGTTACCATTATCATCATGGCCGTCTTCTTAGGGCTCACTGATGAGATCGTAACCCAATTATTTAACCTCTATATCCAACTCTAA
- the rpmG gene encoding 50S ribosomal protein L33: MASNKIILACSECGSRNYTIKSNNTARTERLEVKKYCRFCNKHTLHKETK, translated from the coding sequence ATGGCATCCAATAAAATCATTTTAGCTTGTTCGGAATGTGGTTCTCGTAATTACACCATTAAGAGTAATAACACCGCCCGGACTGAGCGACTTGAAGTCAAGAAGTACTGTCGCTTTTGCAACAAGCACACCTTGCATAAGGAAACCAAGTAG
- a CDS encoding RNA polymerase sigma factor, with protein sequence MLSYEEMENQDLIHLLVEGRDDQAFEVLYERHRSTVYFFLRKYYGHIEDVDDYFQLAAISLCEVCQDFQALGYSYSLFSALGRRIESRIIDQMRKQASKKRLPKAKRVYYDGIVCEDGGPAFLNQIPQRHYSSPDQAYLLKESYQTYQLTLSPLERAVLNGHLAQKSDETLAQELGVSVKQVRHAYYRLRAKWRRHQAEEN encoded by the coding sequence ATGCTTTCCTATGAGGAAATGGAAAATCAAGATTTAATTCATTTGTTAGTGGAAGGCCGCGATGACCAGGCCTTTGAAGTGTTATATGAGCGCCATCGTTCAACCGTTTATTTCTTTTTGCGTAAGTATTACGGCCATATTGAAGATGTGGATGACTATTTTCAATTAGCGGCCATCAGTCTCTGTGAAGTCTGCCAGGACTTCCAGGCCCTGGGTTACAGCTATAGTCTCTTTTCTGCCTTAGGGCGACGAATTGAAAGTCGGATCATTGACCAGATGCGTAAACAAGCTTCCAAAAAACGCCTCCCCAAGGCCAAAAGGGTCTACTATGACGGGATCGTCTGTGAGGACGGGGGACCTGCCTTCCTTAACCAGATTCCCCAGCGGCATTATTCCAGTCCGGACCAGGCCTATCTATTGAAGGAAAGCTACCAAACTTACCAGCTGACCCTGTCTCCTTTAGAAAGGGCAGTCTTAAATGGTCACCTGGCCCAAAAAAGTGATGAGACCTTGGCCCAAGAATTAGGGGTGTCAGTCAAGCAGGTGAGACATGCCTATTACCGCTTGCGGGCCAAGTGGCGCCGTCACCAGGCTGAAGAGAATTAA
- a CDS encoding NYN domain-containing protein, producing the protein MRREVLIVDGYNMIGAWPELVKLKGQDDIEGARDQLLQRLSNYAAYHALACWVVFDAMFVPGLSKSYKKYRLNVVFTAEGQTADSYIEAMIQRQVGVLTNVTVATSDLAEQRLVFQQGAIRQSALELLKNVQQTEKNIRRGEKNHDRLALKYQRRNPWTYHQLQTLKNLLDDLSQSEE; encoded by the coding sequence ATGCGCAGGGAAGTACTTATTGTGGATGGCTATAATATGATCGGGGCTTGGCCGGAATTGGTTAAACTCAAGGGCCAAGACGACATTGAAGGCGCCCGCGACCAATTGCTACAGCGCTTGTCTAATTACGCGGCTTACCATGCCTTGGCCTGTTGGGTAGTTTTTGATGCCATGTTTGTCCCCGGACTCTCCAAGTCTTATAAGAAGTACCGCTTGAATGTGGTCTTTACTGCTGAAGGGCAGACGGCAGACTCCTACATTGAAGCCATGATCCAGCGCCAGGTAGGCGTCTTAACCAATGTTACGGTCGCCACCTCGGACCTGGCTGAACAGCGGCTGGTTTTTCAACAGGGAGCTATCCGCCAATCCGCCCTGGAACTCTTGAAGAATGTTCAGCAAACCGAAAAAAATATCCGCCGGGGCGAAAAGAATCACGATCGGCTCGCCTTAAAGTACCAAAGGCGGAATCCGTGGACCTATCACCAATTACAAACGCTCAAGAATCTGCTGGATGATCTCAGTCAGAGTGAGGAGTAA
- the rlmB gene encoding 23S rRNA (guanosine(2251)-2'-O)-methyltransferase RlmB → MSPKSKKSPKDFVLGYHAVQSALESSQEIYQAYLQEGQHSKRHQAVEKGLKDRQIPISYRSRRDLDQLTQGANHQGFVLEVAAYQYYSVDDLFQVAKDRGEDPFFILLDGIMDPHNLGSILRTADACGAHGIIIPKHRAAGVTPTVAKISTGAIEYVPVARVTNMTQTIEELKERGLWVFGTDMEGQDYWNMDASLPIAVVIGNEERGISPRVKKALDGVLTIPMRGHVQSLNASVAAALVMYEVYGKRRLTP, encoded by the coding sequence ATGAGTCCTAAGTCAAAAAAATCGCCAAAAGATTTCGTTTTGGGCTACCATGCGGTCCAATCCGCTTTGGAAAGCTCACAAGAAATCTACCAAGCCTACCTGCAAGAAGGCCAACATTCTAAACGCCATCAAGCAGTCGAAAAGGGCTTGAAGGACCGCCAGATACCCATCAGCTACCGGTCCAGGCGAGATTTGGACCAGTTGACCCAAGGGGCTAACCACCAAGGTTTTGTCTTGGAAGTGGCAGCCTACCAGTATTACAGTGTGGATGACCTATTCCAAGTGGCTAAAGACCGCGGGGAAGATCCTTTCTTTATCCTCTTGGACGGGATTATGGACCCCCATAATCTGGGCAGTATTTTACGGACAGCGGATGCCTGCGGGGCGCACGGAATTATTATTCCTAAGCACCGGGCAGCTGGAGTGACCCCGACCGTGGCTAAGATTTCGACTGGGGCCATTGAATATGTGCCGGTAGCCCGGGTAACCAACATGACCCAAACCATTGAAGAGTTAAAAGAAAGGGGCCTTTGGGTCTTTGGAACCGACATGGAAGGCCAGGACTATTGGAATATGGATGCCAGCTTACCAATCGCCGTAGTCATTGGTAACGAAGAGAGGGGAATTTCTCCCCGGGTCAAAAAGGCCTTAGATGGGGTCCTAACCATTCCGATGCGGGGCCATGTCCAGAGCTTGAATGCCAGTGTGGCGGCGGCTTTAGTCATGTATGAAGTCTATGGGAAACGGCGGCTGACTCCTTAA
- a CDS encoding Mini-ribonuclease 3 gives MDKKAVKQLSGLTLAYLGDAAWEIQVRTHLVASGLTRPHDLHERATHFVSAKAQAKLVKHLLDSQLLTEAEVAIFKRGRNSQSHSSAKNADIHSYRLATGLEALMGYLYLVDTDRFQILTQASFAYLEEDKDES, from the coding sequence ATGGATAAAAAAGCAGTCAAACAATTAAGCGGCCTGACCCTGGCTTACTTGGGTGACGCGGCCTGGGAAATCCAGGTACGGACTCATTTAGTGGCTAGTGGTCTCACCCGCCCCCATGATCTTCACGAACGGGCCACCCACTTTGTCAGTGCCAAGGCCCAAGCCAAACTGGTCAAGCACTTGTTGGATAGTCAGCTTTTAACGGAAGCGGAAGTGGCTATTTTTAAACGGGGGCGTAACAGTCAAAGCCACAGCTCGGCTAAAAACGCTGATATCCACTCTTACCGGCTAGCGACGGGTTTGGAAGCCTTGATGGGCTACTTATACTTGGTGGATACCGACCGCTTCCAGATCTTGACCCAAGCTAGCTTTGCATACTTAGAGGAGGATAAGGATGAGTCCTAA
- the cysS gene encoding cysteine--tRNA ligase, which translates to MLTVYNTLTKSKEEFHPINDGKVNMYVCGPTVYNYIHIGNARSIVAFDVIRRYLEYRGYEVNFVSNFTDVDDKIIKRSQEEGITSRQVADKYIAAYYEDIDKLNVKRATLNPRVLENIDAIIEFVQDLVDKDYAYVVDGDVYYRARSFSSYGKLSDQSIDDLRSGASERVSADEQGKKEDSVDFALWKAAKAGEPSWDSPWGAGRPGWHIECSVMSTRYLADTLDIHGGGADLVFPHHENERAQSEARTGKTFVNYWLHNGFVTMGDDGEKMSKSLGNFVLAHDLLKEVDPTIVRFFLASAQYRAPLKFSHSNLEEAQRNLERLQTAHDNINYRLQDAKESLADDEKELGELQALDEHFIQVMDDDFNVPNALTVIYEALKRINIYMEAPQVSQAVLKAYDLQLSQWLAIIGIEFQDATILDSEVQALIEERDQARLDKDYDRSDAIRQKLLDQGIILDDTPQGTRWRRSK; encoded by the coding sequence ATGTTAACAGTTTACAATACCTTAACCAAATCCAAAGAAGAATTTCACCCCATTAATGACGGTAAGGTGAATATGTATGTGTGTGGACCGACTGTCTACAACTATATTCACATCGGTAATGCCCGCAGTATTGTGGCCTTTGACGTGATCCGTCGCTACTTGGAATACCGCGGTTATGAAGTGAACTTTGTGTCTAACTTCACTGACGTGGACGATAAAATTATCAAACGCAGCCAAGAAGAAGGCATCACTAGCCGTCAAGTCGCTGACAAATATATTGCGGCTTATTATGAAGATATTGACAAACTCAATGTCAAACGCGCAACCCTCAATCCCCGGGTTCTGGAAAATATTGATGCCATTATTGAATTTGTCCAAGACCTAGTGGATAAGGACTATGCCTATGTGGTGGACGGGGATGTCTATTACCGGGCGCGGAGTTTTTCTTCTTACGGTAAATTGAGTGACCAATCCATTGATGACTTAAGAAGCGGTGCCAGCGAGCGTGTGAGTGCCGATGAGCAAGGGAAGAAAGAAGATAGTGTCGACTTTGCCCTCTGGAAGGCGGCTAAGGCCGGCGAACCTTCCTGGGATTCTCCATGGGGGGCAGGACGGCCGGGCTGGCATATTGAATGCTCGGTCATGTCTACCCGTTACCTGGCCGACACCCTGGACATTCACGGCGGTGGGGCGGACTTAGTCTTCCCTCACCATGAAAATGAACGGGCCCAATCGGAAGCCCGGACCGGAAAAACCTTTGTTAACTATTGGTTACATAACGGTTTTGTGACCATGGGTGATGACGGGGAAAAGATGAGTAAATCCTTAGGAAACTTCGTCCTAGCTCACGACCTCTTGAAAGAAGTCGACCCAACCATCGTGCGCTTCTTCCTGGCCAGTGCCCAATACCGGGCTCCACTCAAGTTCAGCCACAGCAACTTGGAAGAAGCCCAAAGAAACTTGGAACGCTTGCAAACCGCCCATGATAATATCAACTATCGTTTACAAGATGCTAAGGAAAGTCTAGCAGATGATGAGAAAGAATTAGGTGAATTACAGGCCCTAGATGAACATTTTATCCAAGTGATGGATGATGATTTCAATGTTCCTAACGCCTTAACCGTGATTTATGAAGCCCTCAAACGGATTAATATCTATATGGAAGCTCCCCAAGTTTCCCAAGCAGTTCTTAAGGCTTATGACCTACAACTTAGCCAATGGTTAGCCATTATCGGCATTGAATTTCAAGATGCCACTATCCTGGATAGTGAAGTCCAAGCCCTCATTGAAGAAAGAGACCAAGCCCGCTTGGATAAGGACTATGACCGTAGTGATGCCATCCGCCAAAAGTTACTTGACCAAGGGATCATCTTGGATGACACCCCTCAAGGAACCCGTTGGAGAAGAAGTAAATAA
- the nadE gene encoding ammonia-dependent NAD(+) synthetase: protein MRQQQAEIIQALKVAPSIDSDDEIERSLTFITDYLKRYPFLKTLVLGISGGQDSTLAGKLCQMAIEQIRQATQDDAYQFIAVTLPYGQQSDAQDVKDALAFIQPDQVLDVNIKGAVDQQVTALAEAGLELSDFNKGNIKARQRMVVQYAIAGQCSGVVVGTDHAAEAVTGFYTKFGDGASDIVPLWRLNKRQGKQLLKALNCPPHLYDKVPTADLEDDRPQLPDEEALGVSYQAIDDYLEGREVSDQDAHTIENWYQKSQHKRHLPINLYDTWWRE, encoded by the coding sequence ATGCGACAACAACAAGCAGAGATTATCCAAGCCTTAAAAGTGGCGCCGAGTATCGACAGTGATGATGAAATCGAGCGCAGTCTGACTTTTATTACTGACTACCTCAAGCGCTATCCCTTTCTGAAAACTTTAGTGCTAGGGATCAGTGGGGGTCAGGACTCCACCTTGGCGGGGAAGTTGTGCCAAATGGCCATTGAACAAATCCGCCAAGCAACTCAAGACGATGCCTACCAATTTATTGCGGTCACCCTGCCTTATGGCCAACAGTCCGATGCCCAAGATGTTAAAGATGCCCTGGCTTTTATCCAGCCTGACCAGGTTCTGGATGTCAATATTAAAGGGGCGGTTGACCAACAAGTGACCGCCTTAGCGGAAGCCGGACTGGAGCTCTCCGACTTCAACAAGGGGAATATTAAGGCCCGGCAACGGATGGTGGTCCAATACGCTATCGCTGGTCAATGCAGTGGGGTCGTGGTGGGCACTGACCACGCCGCTGAAGCCGTGACCGGATTTTATACCAAGTTTGGTGACGGGGCTTCTGATATTGTCCCCCTCTGGCGCTTAAACAAGCGTCAAGGCAAACAGTTACTCAAAGCCCTGAATTGTCCACCCCACCTCTATGACAAGGTGCCCACCGCTGATTTAGAAGATGACCGGCCCCAATTGCCGGATGAGGAGGCTTTGGGGGTTTCCTATCAAGCCATTGATGATTATCTGGAAGGGCGGGAAGTGAGTGACCAAGACGCTCACACCATCGAAAACTGGTATCAAAAATCCCAACATAAACGCCACCTGCCAATTAACCTTTATGACACCTGGTGGCGGGAATAA
- a CDS encoding nicotinate phosphoribosyltransferase → MTIYPDDSLALHTDLYEINMMKTYWEAGNADQRCVFEMYFRNNPFENGYAIFAGLEHLTQYLDNLKFNETDIAYLRETQNYPEEFLDYLADFQFNGTIRSMVEGEVCFANEPLLQVEGSLADCQLIETALLNIINFQTLIATKASRIRTVCGSDALAEFGARRAHELDASIWGARAAYIGGFDSTSNVRAGKILGVPVSGTHAHAMVQAYRSDYEAFKHYAESHKNCVFLVDTYDVLNSGVPNAIRVAREMGDKINFVGVRIDSGDITYLSKRVRKMLDEAGYPDAIIVASNDLDEKTILNLKMQGAKVDSWGVGTKLITAYDQASLGGVYKLCAIEDEKGDLVPTMKLSSSPEKVTTPGKKQIWRITNNLDGKSEGDYVTVEDEELDTSQPLYMFHPTYTYINKTVEDFSARPLLQTIYQDGKRVYDLPALEEVKAYAEESLAALWDEYKRILNPEAYPVDLSQELYDLKMDSIHAIHERVKAGAKKNQVNAD, encoded by the coding sequence ATGACAATCTATCCAGATGATAGTCTGGCCTTACACACTGACCTTTATGAAATTAATATGATGAAGACCTACTGGGAAGCAGGGAATGCTGACCAACGTTGCGTCTTTGAAATGTATTTCCGGAATAATCCCTTTGAGAACGGTTATGCCATCTTTGCTGGTTTGGAGCACTTGACCCAATACCTAGATAACTTAAAGTTTAACGAAACAGATATTGCCTACCTGCGTGAAACCCAAAATTATCCGGAAGAATTCTTGGACTATTTAGCTGATTTCCAATTTAACGGAACCATCCGTTCCATGGTGGAAGGAGAGGTCTGCTTTGCTAATGAGCCCCTTCTCCAAGTTGAAGGTAGTTTGGCTGACTGTCAGCTCATTGAAACCGCCCTCTTGAATATTATTAACTTCCAAACTTTAATTGCTACCAAGGCTTCTCGGATTCGGACTGTCTGTGGTAGTGACGCCTTGGCTGAATTTGGTGCGCGCCGCGCTCATGAACTCGATGCCTCCATTTGGGGGGCGCGGGCTGCTTACATCGGCGGTTTTGACTCCACTTCCAATGTTCGGGCTGGGAAGATTCTTGGCGTGCCCGTTTCAGGGACCCATGCCCATGCTATGGTCCAAGCCTACCGGTCTGACTATGAAGCCTTTAAGCACTATGCGGAGTCCCACAAGAATTGTGTCTTCCTAGTGGATACCTACGACGTCTTGAATTCTGGGGTTCCTAATGCTATTCGAGTAGCCCGGGAAATGGGCGACAAGATCAACTTTGTTGGTGTCCGGATTGATAGTGGGGACATCACCTACCTCTCCAAACGCGTCCGCAAGATGCTGGATGAAGCTGGTTATCCGGATGCCATTATCGTGGCTTCCAATGACCTGGATGAAAAGACTATCCTTAACCTGAAAATGCAAGGAGCTAAGGTCGATTCTTGGGGTGTCGGGACTAAGTTAATTACGGCCTATGACCAAGCTTCCTTAGGTGGGGTTTATAAGTTATGTGCGATTGAAGACGAAAAGGGTGACTTGGTGCCAACCATGAAACTTTCCTCTTCCCCTGAAAAAGTTACCACCCCAGGTAAGAAACAAATTTGGCGGATCACCAATAACTTGGATGGTAAATCTGAGGGTGACTATGTGACGGTTGAAGATGAAGAGCTTGATACCAGTCAACCCCTCTACATGTTCCATCCTACCTATACTTACATCAACAAGACAGTCGAAGACTTTTCTGCCCGTCCACTCCTTCAAACCATCTACCAAGATGGTAAACGGGTCTACGACCTACCGGCTTTAGAAGAAGTCAAGGCCTATGCTGAAGAAAGCTTAGCGGCACTTTGGGACGAATACAAACGGATCCTCAACCCCGAAGCTTACCCAGTGGACTTGTCTCAAGAACTCTATGACTTGAAGATGGATAGTATCCACGCCATCCATGAACGGGTCAAGGCTGGGGCCAAAAAGAACCAAGTCAATGCAGATTAG